Genomic window (Mya arenaria isolate MELC-2E11 chromosome 16, ASM2691426v1):
ACTTGAGAACCCAAAGTAGACCTAAACTTCTTTGAGTGGGCAAGTCGTCTTTGGACAGGTCCAGACAAGAAAGATCTTTAGTAAGGTCTTCTGGCGGGAAAGCTTTGAGAACCCTTTCATCACTAGACGCTATTTTGTGTAGGCGCAAATTTCCATTTTGTAAAAGAGCGGCCTGTGTTCGCTTCATTAGGTCTACTGTTTGCTCGACAGTGGGTAATGAAACGAGACCATcgtcaacatagaaattctgggaAATGAATTCCTGAACATCCTTACCAAACTCCGTCTCGCTAATGGCGGCTGTTTTCTGCAAGCCAAAATTAGCAACAGAAGGAGAAGGCTTGTTCCCAAATACGTGAACCCGCATTCTATACTCTATAATTTCTTTGTTGGGATCATTTTCCTTGTACCAGAAGAATCTGAGGAAGTCACGATCTTCCTCTTTCACCAGAAAGCTATAAAACATTTGCTGAATGTCCGCGCAGATGGCTATCTTGTCTTTTCGAAAACGTAGAAGGATACCAAGCAAACTGTTGATCAGATCAGGGCCTTGAAGGAGAACATCATTGAGGGACAAGTTTTCAAACTTGGCAGATGCATCAAAGACCCCCCTTATCTGGTCTGGCTTTTTGGGGTGATAAACACCGAAGAGAGGTAGGTACCAACATTCTTGATCGTTTGCTATGGGAGGGGCAATTTCTGAATGACCTTTACTGATAATCCCATCCATGAAATCCAAGAAATGACCAAGTTTCTGAGGATTTTTCCTTAAAGATGTGTGGAGCATGTGAGCTCTTTTGAGTGCAAGTGACCTATTGTTGGGCAGTTTAGGTCTGTCCGAAGCAAATGGAAGAGGGGCTACCCAGTTACCACTTGGATCTTTCACCATCTTGTTACTCATGATGTCAACAAACTCTCTATCTTCTACTGACCTACTTATTTGgttatcttgttttgttttaacaaaaacatcatcAGCTAAAGAAGGTATTCTCTCCGTCACCTTGAAATTGTTGCTGCATGGAGGAAATAGAGATTCTCGTCCATTTGGCAACAAGTACGTTTTCATACAATTCACCTTGTCCTGGTGAATTTGTCCCAGACAAACTTGTCCAACAATCACCCATCCCAAGCCGAGTCTTTGTGCAAAAGGTTCATTCTTGGGACTTGTAATTTGTTCATGGACATGATGCGCAGCAATGAGATCCCGACCTATGAGTAGCAGAATTTCAGCTTTCTCGTCTAAAGGTGGAATCTTTGAAGCGATTCCCTTTAAATGACCAAATTGTGTTGCTATTTGTAATGTTGGGATCTCATCTCTGGCATTTGGAATTTGACTGCATTCCAAGAGAGGAGGTAACAAGTACTTAGAAGAGCCATCAATTGTTTCTATCATGCAATTCGACACTTTTCGACCTTGTACATTTGACATGCCTAAACAAGAGTTCAGAGAATAATCAGTTTGTTCTCCACTTAAACCTAGTTTTTCAAAAAGAGCTGGACTAGCTAGCGACCTATTACTCTGTTCATCTATAATGGCGTATATCCTCAGCCGTTGACAGGGTTGGGTTTTCTCATATACATTAACCAGAACAATTTTTGCACATGATTTTCCATGTGAAATGAACCCGCCACAAACTTGGGTACACTTAGTCTGGACAGAGTCCTGAGAACCTAATGGTTTTACGTTAAACTGTGAATGACCACCCCTCTCCCCGCCATGAGGATATGCACCTGAAGTGTCGTTTTTTCTGCTTTCATGCATCAAAGCCAAATGTCTGTGACTGCCACAGTCGGTACATTTAACTTCTACTTTGCAATCTGCAGCTCTGTGGGTAACCGAGGCCAAACACCTGTAGCATATGCGATTTTCTTTGACGATTTGTTTTCGTTTAAAGACAGACTTTGTTAGAAAGCAGCGGCAATCGACCAAAAGATGATCTGCTTTATGAATTGGGCATTTAAAGCCTTGACCGGAATTTGCAGCAGTtttgtttatatcagttttcaTAACGCTTACTGCAGGTGTTGCTCGATTACCCCTCTCATTAGACAAACAGGCTAAACCAGgatcattcttgatcttggctGTTTCATTGATAAAGTCAACAAACACCGAAAATGGAGGGAAGCTCTGATCGTTGTTTCTCTTGAAACTGGAGGCTCTGGACACCCACTTTTCTTGGAGACCGTACGGAAGTTTGTGAACAACTGGTAGAACTCCTTCGGAAGAGTCGAAATAGGACAGTTCAGTGGAATACCTTGGATTCTCTTTCAAGGCTTGGACTTCCAGGAGAATGTCTAACAGGTCATAAAACGTTTTGGGCTCCTTCGTGTTAAGTTTCGGAAGCAGGTTAAGTTTCTTTAACACTGAAGCTTTAACAAGTTCTGGGGAACCATACTGGTCGTTGAGCCTGGTCCAGAGCTTGGTCAGTCCCATCACTGGATTCTCAACGTAAACTGATTTCAATGACACCGCGTGGCGCTTTGACTCCGGACCCAGATATTTGACCAACATGTCAAATTCTTCGTCAGCTGTTGCCGAGAGGTCTTCCATCACTCTTTTGAAGCTCCCCTTCCATGAGATGAAAGTTTCTGGCTTTTCGTTGAAGGGAACTAGCCTAGACAGGATCAGGTCCTTCTTCAACAGGAATTTGGAGATGTCAATCTGAGCGCTCGGCTGGAATTCTTTGGCGTCTACATTCAGTCTTTTTGATGAACTCTGATACCTTTTGATCAGGTGGTGATGTTATTGCGAAATCACCAAGCACTTGACTGCGATCTTCGTCGTTTTCTTCTTTATCATTAATTGTTAGCATTGCAGCTTTCTGAGTTTCGATTAGCAACTTCATGTCTGTGTCCAAGTCTGCTCTCTGTCTTTGTTGAGCAGCCCTCTCTACAGCTTGTTGTTGCTCCATATCCGCTTTTGCCTTTTCTAGACGAGCTTCTTCTTGAGCAAACTGGTAAAGAAGCTTTGCCTTTGCTGCCGATGTTCTCGATCTTTTTGACCGATGGGATGATGTGGATAACTGTTCACTTAATTCCACAATTCTCGAGTCAATTTGTCttacttttacttttattaactTCTGCAAGTCTCTGTTGCTTACAACAAGATTTTCAGCTTGTTGCTGACTTATGTCTGTTGCCGTTCTCTTTAAAAAGTCCAAGAAATCATCATGAACGTTTTCGTACCTTTCTATAACTTGATCTAAATTCTTTTTAAGGTTGGTGAGCTGTTTTAAGTCTAAACTGTCTATAGGCGAGGATGCAATTGCAGTGATTTCTGACACATTGTTCTCCAGTTTAGCATTAAATGCCGTCACTCTTTCTTCAAATTGTTCCATACCTTTTGCTGTTAGTGTTCTTTTAGTTCTTGTATCCATAAAGTCTACAGTTCTTTTACTGTGCTGCCCCTTTATAAGACGGTGCTTTGTCGATTATATTGGGCAGTAAGAATAAACCCACACATCCTAGCTTGTTATCGATTCTTTATTCTAAGATGTGCATATGATGGTAAAAGACTGAAAAGAGACAATGAAAATACCATAAGAATTCTAGAATAACATGCCTGTGTAACAAATAGATATAGATCTATACGCGTAACattaaaatgcatgaaacagaTTTAGAAAGTGTATAAGCTGATGGAAACTGTAATCACGTTACATTTCTTATAAACTGAGTACAATAAAACCTTAATTTTCTAAGTCAATACTGTATTTCTCTACATATCAAACcttataaatctttaaatatgacataataCTCTGTAAGACAGTCTAAGCTGAAGAAAACATATTCGAGCATGTGGTATTTCTACAGTAAACATTGCTAAAATAACACGATGGGCTTATAAACAAATGAGTACGAAGTGATGCGAGTGCGAGAACACTCGGGAATTCGACGATAACGTTATTATGCTCGTGTTACAAGAAACATTCTAAACATGATATAGATAAAACTATGACAAAGTGAAGTGCCAGGAAAAGTACTTACACTGTGTGCAGGACagataatatttacttaaattggCGAGAAGGAGCTTCCCTCAACGTTTGCGGTAACCGCAAGGCTAAATACTCTCTTAATGGAGATACGGAACTGAAGTCCGGCTCACTCTATGAAATGTTATAATGACAAACTTAAACTGGGAACCAGAGTAACATGTGCTATTGAAGCGAATCGTCAAAAATGAGCGAAAGTATAAAACTAACGAAATTACTATAACACTACGCTCTTTCATATAGATCCATGACAATCGTTACTTTTTTGAACGATAGCGATAGcctatttttgtttatgttcaCATACATTCAAgaaacaatttgaaagaaatgatagCTTATTATTGACTCATATTTATTGTTACTAATAAGGcgtaatatttttattgttagtttCCATTTTTATTGTTAGGCTCGACATACcctattttgttattaataaacttttcaaCGTCTATTGCGCTTTAAGACCTGTTTGCGTTAAATATAACACTTTTGGACGCGTGCAGTACAGTTATCGCTGCCACCATGCAAATCTCGTGACCGTGAATAAATATATGTGATACATAGATAAAGATTGAAGAACTAACGTCAATTATTTGACAGCTGAACGGACACAGGATAAAAAATCTCTTGATTGttgaaacttaaacataaaatggtcaattttaacatgttcactcaaacaatggacatttttaagagaatgacaaaaacaaagagCCAAAATATTCACTTTACCAACCATGTTCAAATCCACTTACAACAAAcctttttacatatttttcattattttttcagtTTAACACCATTTAATATCGCATACTTTTTTTGTACACATAAACAACACTTTATTAAAAGCGGCCTGAACAAATGAcagaatattcgaatattctcGCTTGaacaatttatgtaaatatgtgtatattatGATGTTTAAACTGACCAGTTAGAACTTATTTAATGACAGGCAAACGCCAGCAGTAAAGGTTGCTTTAATACTATTACTACGTGTTGTTTACGTTTTCGACGCTGGCGCATTTAACATATTGTTGGCAGGATATAAACGACCTATAGGAGAGTCATGTTCGTATTAAATCATTCGTAAAGGAATAACGCTTCTTTTGTTCGCCCGTATGACGACCGTGCCAATAGACTGCCAGTTTTCTtcgatgatgtgaatttcacaGGCACAGGGGCATCAATTCTGAGTTAAGGATATATAAcgcataaacattttaaagggTACACCGGCTGTGAAGCAATTGGAGTTCAATACCATCACTATTAAACACTTTTCCCAACACGTTTCATGCTGTTTTGATAGTTCTATTGCGTAAAAATATGTTAGACGCCAATAAGTTTGCAAACGAGTTACTTCATTGACACCTCACTGATACCGATTTCAAAATTAGTTGGTTCATGTTATAGTATATTTTGATTGGACAATAAGTTAAATCACTAGCATTGTAGGCTACGAATACAAGactacatgttttattcaaacatgaAGCTTTTGACAAACTATATATTGATAGTACATGTAGGGAAATTATTGCGTCACTTCAACAGTGTGACAACACTTGGATTGATCCATTCCGATCAACTGGTTAAGTTATCTACATAGCAAATAACTCCGGCAATTTCGCTGGAACTACATCGAGCGGCTTGTTTTATATATGAGCAGTCCATGATAGAGCTTTCTGTTCCATTGCAACGGATGTCGTCCAGAAGCATCGGGTTGAGTAAATTCTGATCACCTGGGTCTACATATACCGCAGTGTTTCTGAAATGTAATTTGTAATGTTATGTTCAGGTATCCCATATCATATGTAGTTTCTTAATggaatatataataacatatttttaaataattatgtgtaaTGTTTTCTCTCAATAAACGCATAGAGCTCAAATACGTGGTGGTAGAAATCTTCTTTGCTCGTCAAGTGAGATCTCTACATAAGAGATTGCGCTAGAATATCTATTTCTTTACCTGTTGTGGCCCAGCATTCCACATACAACTTTTGCACCATTGTTATTTTGATCAAAGAGGTCGTCACATATTGTGCATCAGAGACCACCGTTGATGGACACCATAACGATGTTGCCAGCTAATTTCACTGAAATTCAAACGTGAGGAATGAATACATACCTTCTCTTCTTACTACATTACAcgccataaaatattttgtttttcatttcctAAAAATACCTTATTTGTaatgtaagtttggtacatgaAGTATGTATAActgtttttaaccaggttttcacatagtgacgAACGTCGTAGTTCGGGCTGGCGGCCGGCCGGTAGGAAGAGTTTAGGAAtacttttcatgggattgcgtttggggtccctaaggtcaaggtcaagatcactgttactaaatatagaaaaacggttgaaacttaataacttcaGTCTGAGTCCAcatttcttgaccaaacttgcTATA
Coding sequences:
- the LOC128221800 gene encoding uncharacterized protein LOC128221800, which gives rise to MEDLSATADEEFDMLVKYLGPESKRHAVSLKSVYVENPVMGLTKLWTRLNDQYGSPELVKASVLKKLNLLPKLNTKEPKTFYDLLDILLEVQALKENPRYSTELSYFDSSEGVLPVVHKLPYGLQEKWVSRASSFKRNNDQSFPPFSVFVDFINETAKIKNDPGLACLSNERGNRATPAVSVMKTDINKTAANSGQGFKCPIHKADHLLVDCRCFLTKSVFKRKQIVKENRICYRCLASVTHRAADCKVEVKCTDCGSHRHLALMHESRKNDTSGAYPHGGERGGHSQFNVKPLGSQDSVQTKCTQVCGGFISHGKSCAKIVLVNVYEKTQPCQRLRIYAIIDEQSNRSLASPALFEKLGLSGEQTDYSLNSCLGMSNVQGRKVSNCMIETIDGSSKYLLPPLLECSQIPNARDEIPTLQIATQFGHLKGIASKIPPLDEKAEILLLIGRDLIAAHHVHEQITSPKNEPFAQRLGLGWVIVGQVCLGQIHQDKVNCMKTYLLPNGRESLFPPCSNNFKVTERIPSLADDVFVKTKQDNQISRSVEDREFVDIMSNKMVKDPSGNWVAPLPFASDRPKLPNNRSLALKRAHMLHTSLRKNPQKLGHFLDFMDGIISKGHSEIAPPIANDQECWYLPLFGVYHPKKPDQIRGVFDASAKFENLSLNDVLLQGPDLINSLLGILLRFRKDKIAICADIQQMFYSFLVKEEDRDFLRFFWYKENDPNKEIIEYRMRVHVFGNKPSPSVANFGLQKTAAISETEFGKDVQEFISQNFYVDDGLVSLPTVEQTVDLMKRTQAALLQNGNLRLHKIASSDERVLKAFPPEDLTKDLSCLDLSKDDLPTQRSLGLLWVLKSDCFTFSVPDVERPFTQRGVLSVVNSLNDPLGFVAPVTIVGKLLLRSMTSGNCSWDEPLPDEYFQKWLDWTDSLKSLKDVSISRGYFGHSLSQASNNTLLLFSDASEKAIASVAYLVSETVENSKTQIGFVMGKTKVAPTKGHTIPRLELCAAVLSAEIAEQVLAQLQFHVNEVRYFTDSKVVLGYIYNRKRRFYTYVANRVERILNSSKSSQWYYIDTKHNPADIGSRGASPSQMSDCMWLKGPPEKIFVKMNQSSEHFCLHNPDQDKEVRPDVTCMATRSMEGHSSLDPKYLQKFSSFRRLTKTVSNLQHVCKSLNKSCECVGWHLCPEASSAENVESAQCLIFRTFQKESYPKEIDCLKEGIPIPASSPLLSLNPFLDEKGVLRVGGRLRNSKLPTPERNPIIVHGRSYLALLLIRHFHEKVLHQGRHFTEGAVREGGFWVTGGKKQVSSYIYSCVLCRKLRSKSQTQLMADLPADRLTPAPPFTYVGVDVFGPWNVVTRKTRGGQSTNKRWAVLFTCLTIRAVHVELVEEMSSSAFINALRRFISIRGNVLQFRSDRGTNFVGATSDLGVDAVNIEDQRVKGLLEEKGTTWVFNPPHASHMGGVWERMIGVVRTALDSILTGHKLQNLTHDVLATLMAEVCAIVNARPLVPVSHDAEAPEILSPSMLLTQKSSSPISFNENLSIKDIYRAEWKRVQVLADQFWARWKSEFLNMLQNSKSGSLQNQISRLGM